The sequence below is a genomic window from Flavobacterium lipolyticum.
ATCCCAAACCTATAATTGCCCAAATCATAAATTGAAGCAATCCTGCAAGTGAAGTTCCCACAATTTTACCAATCATCAGCTGAAATGGTTTTACCGACGAAATAATAATTTCGATGATTCGGTTGGTTTTTTCTTCGATCACACTTCGCATGACCATATTACCGTAAATGATAATAAACATCATAATCAGATAACCAAAAGCACCTCCTATTCCGATTTTTATCTCATTCAATCCTTTTAAACTCTCTTCTCCGGATGCTTTTACCAAATGAATATTCACATCTGACTGTGCTTTTTGAATGGCCAAAGTGTCCAGTTTTGCCGTTTCAAGATTTATTTTGGTAATTTTTGATGCGATTACATCCTGTGTTTTTTCGATAAAAGAAATACTGGGGCTGTTATTCGAGATAAACTCAATTTTACTTTCTAAATCTGATAAATTACCGGTTTTTGGAATAACAATTAAACCGTCAAAGCTTTCGTTAGTAATACTGTCTTTTAGGGCTTTTGTATCAATTTCAGACAAATTAAGATATTTAAACTCGGCTTCATCCTTATTCTGTTTTAGAAAATCCTGCGCAAACAAACCTGTTTCGTCATGAATGGCAATTCTTTTCGTCTCTGCTTTCATCGAACTCAGATACCCAATGAATCCTGCGATTGCCACAAACAATAACGGACTCAAAAAGGTCATGACAACAAAAGACTTATTGCGCACTTTTGCAATAAACTCTCTTTTTATAATTAATGAAATTATACTCATTTATTTAGATTATAAGATTTTTAGACTTCTTAGATTATTAGT
It includes:
- a CDS encoding ABC transporter permease, with the translated sequence MSIISLIIKREFIAKVRNKSFVVMTFLSPLLFVAIAGFIGYLSSMKAETKRIAIHDETGLFAQDFLKQNKDEAEFKYLNLSEIDTKALKDSITNESFDGLIVIPKTGNLSDLESKIEFISNNSPSISFIEKTQDVIASKITKINLETAKLDTLAIQKAQSDVNIHLVKASGEESLKGLNEIKIGIGGAFGYLIMMFIIIYGNMVMRSVIEEKTNRIIEIIISSVKPFQLMIGKIVGTSLAGLLQFMIWAIIGLGLMFAASAFFGVNVGPTARISPELMQSAQHEMSGTAQMYIRELWNLPIASILIGFVIYFIGGYFLYSSFYAAIGAAVDNQTDSQQFLLPIIMPLILSVYVGFFTVVNDPHGTIAVVFSMIPLTSPIVMLMRLPFGVPWWQIAISVSLLFATFFLVVWFAAKIYRIGILMYGKKPTWKELYKWLKY